The following proteins are co-located in the Geovibrio ferrireducens genome:
- the ribD gene encoding bifunctional diaminohydroxyphosphoribosylaminopyrimidine deaminase/5-amino-6-(5-phosphoribosylamino)uracil reductase RibD has protein sequence MSSTVNPLDIMDECASLALAGKGFTKTNPIVGAIVVKEGKVIGRGWHSEYGKAHAEVMAIADAGDVRGADLYVTLEPCSHHGKTPPCVNKIIETGIKRVFVGVVDPNPVNAGNGLNILMEHGIEVFLGYREELCAALIEDFTKRILTGMPYYSLKTATSIDGKLATRTKDSKWISSPSSRAYAHYLRSVSDAVLVGVNTVIADDPQLTVRDVHSENDPYKIVLDPHGRMPEGRKLEENPDKLIYVTGKGAETAAAARLRGKGAHVLEISCINGGLDLRELSDRLLDMKIMNILIEGGGETAGAFFDADLVDKGYFVIAPKIIGGRDAVMTVAGKGADFVSGAKEMLETDIRHFEKDILISGRFTDYRTHVLDLTEKLRNRCSRGL, from the coding sequence TTGAGCTCAACCGTAAATCCTCTTGATATAATGGATGAATGCGCCTCTCTCGCCCTTGCGGGAAAGGGGTTTACCAAAACCAACCCCATAGTGGGCGCTATTGTGGTAAAAGAGGGAAAAGTAATCGGCCGCGGCTGGCACTCAGAGTACGGCAAGGCACACGCTGAGGTAATGGCCATAGCAGATGCCGGGGATGTGCGGGGCGCTGATCTCTATGTGACTCTTGAGCCTTGCAGCCATCACGGGAAAACTCCTCCCTGTGTCAATAAAATTATAGAAACAGGCATAAAGCGTGTGTTTGTCGGTGTCGTTGATCCTAACCCGGTGAACGCCGGAAACGGACTCAATATTCTCATGGAGCATGGCATTGAGGTGTTCCTCGGCTATCGTGAGGAGCTCTGCGCCGCGCTCATTGAGGATTTCACAAAACGCATCCTTACCGGAATGCCCTATTATTCACTGAAAACCGCAACATCAATAGACGGCAAGCTCGCCACCAGAACCAAGGACTCCAAATGGATTTCATCACCTTCGTCAAGGGCTTACGCCCATTACCTCCGGAGTGTTTCCGATGCTGTTCTGGTCGGGGTTAACACTGTTATAGCAGATGACCCGCAGCTCACCGTGAGGGATGTGCATTCCGAAAACGACCCTTATAAAATTGTTCTCGATCCTCACGGCAGAATGCCCGAAGGCAGAAAGCTTGAGGAAAATCCCGATAAACTTATTTATGTTACCGGGAAAGGGGCGGAAACTGCCGCTGCCGCACGTCTGCGGGGAAAAGGCGCTCATGTGCTTGAGATTTCCTGCATAAACGGCGGGCTTGACCTGCGTGAGCTTTCAGACAGACTGCTGGATATGAAGATAATGAACATCCTCATCGAAGGGGGCGGCGAAACCGCCGGAGCCTTTTTTGATGCGGATTTGGTTGATAAGGGGTATTTTGTCATAGCCCCCAAAATAATAGGCGGGCGGGATGCGGTTATGACCGTTGCCGGCAAAGGCGCTGATTTCGTCTCCGGCGCAAAGGAAATGCTGGAGACTGACATAAGGCACTTTGAAAAAGATATACTGATCAGCGGGCGCTTTACGGACTACCGCACGCATGTGCTTGACCTGACCGAAAAACTGAGGAACAGATGTTCACGGGGATTGTAG
- a CDS encoding HPr family phosphocarrier protein: protein MQLLNRKLEIVNELGLHARAAANLVKVAEKFSCDIKVKKDGFEVNGKSIMGLMMLAAQKGSFIEIIASGADADDAVCAIENLVADRFGEGK, encoded by the coding sequence ATGCAGTTACTTAACAGAAAACTGGAAATTGTAAACGAGCTTGGGCTGCACGCCAGAGCGGCGGCGAACCTTGTTAAGGTGGCCGAGAAGTTTTCCTGCGATATTAAGGTCAAGAAGGACGGCTTCGAGGTAAACGGAAAAAGCATTATGGGTCTTATGATGCTTGCTGCGCAGAAGGGAAGCTTTATTGAAATAATAGCCAGCGGAGCGGATGCCGATGACGCGGTATGCGCCATAGAGAACCTTGTCGCTGACAGGTTCGGTGAAGGAAAATGA
- a CDS encoding riboflavin synthase, protein MFTGIVEETGRVDALNIKGSSAVIRIRCSRVLEDAKIGDSIAVNGVCLTATEITDGSFSADISYETLKRTSLAGAAAGTRVNLERALTLTTRLGGHIVSGHVDGLGTVDSITPKGDSYVLRIRFPEEMDKYIAEKGSVTVDGISLTVAWVNGLTFDVAVIPHTFKETVLSDKRRGDKVNLEADVIARYLEKLMKKEGKSITSLLNML, encoded by the coding sequence ATGTTCACGGGGATTGTAGAGGAAACAGGGAGAGTTGATGCCCTGAACATAAAAGGCAGTTCCGCCGTAATCAGAATCAGGTGCTCCAGGGTGCTTGAGGATGCCAAAATCGGCGATTCAATAGCGGTAAACGGCGTATGCCTCACCGCAACAGAGATAACAGACGGCAGTTTCAGTGCGGATATATCATACGAAACGCTGAAACGCACATCCCTTGCCGGAGCCGCCGCCGGAACCCGCGTGAACCTTGAGCGGGCGCTGACACTCACCACCCGCCTCGGCGGACATATCGTCAGCGGGCATGTGGACGGGCTTGGAACTGTGGATTCAATAACTCCCAAAGGGGATTCCTATGTGCTGCGGATCAGATTCCCTGAGGAGATGGACAAATACATAGCTGAGAAGGGTTCCGTAACCGTGGACGGAATAAGCCTCACTGTGGCATGGGTTAACGGGCTGACGTTTGATGTGGCGGTTATTCCGCACACTTTTAAGGAGACTGTCCTTTCGGATAAGCGGAGAGGGGACAAAGTTAACCTTGAAGCGGACGTGATAGCGCGTTATCTTGAAAAGCTAATGAAAAAGGAAGGGAAGAGCATAACTTCACTTCTTAATATGCTGTAA
- a CDS encoding PTS system mannose/fructose/sorbose family transporter subunit IID, producing the protein MKNIVTLFKSLFYHAGLNHENMQGTGFYYLLRDAAKRDGIEIDEKCLENQRKYFNTHPFLVNFILGMWLTEYKNGSDPETFKKAYSSAFGALGDSFFWHSLRPFSFVFAAITGTVNPFAGIMVYLLTFNLFHFTFLFTGYSLGRELGRDVIVWFNRIGFNKWPEYFDLISVFFLGVFLSYLFKSGAEISVDVFFVAAGYLTMGLILAKKLDITLGLMINLILSGIIFFQLGV; encoded by the coding sequence ATGAAAAATATTGTCACTCTTTTCAAAAGCCTTTTCTATCACGCCGGGCTTAACCATGAAAACATGCAGGGGACAGGTTTCTACTACCTGCTCAGGGATGCGGCAAAGCGGGACGGGATAGAGATAGACGAAAAGTGCCTTGAAAATCAGCGGAAATATTTTAATACTCACCCGTTTCTGGTGAACTTCATCCTCGGCATGTGGCTGACTGAATATAAAAACGGCTCTGATCCCGAAACATTTAAAAAGGCATACTCCTCCGCCTTCGGCGCACTGGGAGACAGCTTTTTCTGGCACTCTCTCCGCCCGTTTTCGTTTGTTTTCGCAGCCATCACAGGCACAGTCAACCCGTTTGCAGGCATAATGGTGTATCTGCTTACGTTCAACCTTTTTCACTTCACGTTCCTTTTCACAGGCTACAGTCTGGGCAGGGAACTGGGGCGTGATGTCATAGTCTGGTTCAATCGCATAGGCTTTAACAAATGGCCTGAATACTTTGATCTTATAAGCGTCTTTTTTCTGGGCGTTTTTCTTTCATATCTTTTTAAAAGCGGCGCTGAAATCAGCGTGGATGTCTTCTTTGTTGCCGCCGGCTATCTGACCATGGGGCTTATTCTCGCCAAAAAGCTGGATATAACCCTTGGGCTGATGATCAATCTTATTCTGAGCGGCATAATATTTTTTCAATTGGGAGTTTAA
- the nusB gene encoding transcription antitermination factor NusB — protein sequence MADKSKRTKAREYAFQMMYRYGMTGETPTQIPLTFWQPLGVVEPEVKDFAESLFRGAAAKAADSDAMIEKYLKNGWTFERMGEIEKNIMRVALYELLDGKSPYFAILDDFVTLTKKFGDEAAAGLVNGILDNVRKTYSLSAGENE from the coding sequence TTGGCTGATAAATCAAAACGCACAAAGGCGCGTGAATACGCGTTTCAGATGATGTACCGTTACGGCATGACAGGGGAAACACCGACTCAGATTCCCCTTACTTTCTGGCAGCCGCTTGGTGTTGTGGAACCGGAGGTTAAGGACTTCGCAGAGAGCCTTTTCCGCGGAGCCGCTGCAAAAGCCGCTGACAGCGATGCCATGATAGAAAAATACCTTAAAAACGGCTGGACGTTTGAGCGTATGGGCGAGATAGAGAAAAATATAATGCGTGTCGCCCTGTATGAGCTTCTGGACGGTAAATCGCCTTATTTTGCCATACTTGATGACTTCGTGACACTCACCAAAAAATTCGGCGATGAAGCCGCAGCGGGGCTTGTAAACGGCATTCTGGACAATGTAAGGAAAACCTACAGCCTCTCGGCAGGTGAAAATGAATAA
- a CDS encoding bifunctional 3,4-dihydroxy-2-butanone-4-phosphate synthase/GTP cyclohydrolase II: MKYKNLATIDEAIADLKQGKMIILVDDEDRENEGDLVLAAEHVTPESINFMAKFGRGLICLAMTEDRCDRLGLNLMVGGDGNTARFGTAFTVSIEAKEGVTTGISAFDRAHTVKVAIDDKSTSKDLARPGHVFPLRARQGGVLVRAGQTEGSVDLMKAAGLKPAGVICEIMNDDGTMARMPQLDEFAGVHGLKIVTIADLISYRMDHEKLIEETNVARLPTHAGEFNILGFRSVADGQEAVVLMKGDVTTDEPVLVRVHSQCLTGDVFGSRRCDCASQLHEAMDRVEEEGRGVVLYLFQEGRGIGILNKINAYHLQDEGLDTIEANIHLGFNEDLRDYGFGAQILRHLGIKQIRLITNNPKKMRCLSGYGLEVVERVGTLSDLNPENEKYLFTKKDKMGHKLDL; the protein is encoded by the coding sequence ATGAAATATAAAAATCTGGCAACAATAGATGAAGCCATAGCAGACCTTAAACAGGGTAAGATGATCATCCTTGTTGATGATGAGGACAGGGAGAACGAGGGCGACCTTGTTCTTGCTGCTGAGCATGTAACGCCTGAGTCCATAAACTTTATGGCGAAATTCGGGCGCGGGCTTATCTGCCTCGCCATGACGGAAGACCGCTGCGACAGGCTTGGGCTCAATCTTATGGTGGGCGGAGACGGAAATACGGCGCGCTTCGGCACAGCCTTCACTGTTTCCATAGAGGCGAAAGAAGGTGTGACCACCGGAATCTCAGCATTTGACAGGGCCCACACTGTCAAAGTGGCAATTGATGATAAATCCACATCAAAAGACCTTGCCAGACCCGGCCATGTCTTCCCGCTCAGGGCGAGACAGGGGGGCGTGCTTGTCCGTGCAGGACAGACCGAAGGCTCAGTTGACCTCATGAAGGCCGCAGGGCTTAAACCCGCGGGAGTGATCTGCGAGATAATGAACGATGACGGTACAATGGCCAGAATGCCCCAGCTTGACGAATTTGCTGGGGTTCACGGGCTTAAGATAGTTACAATAGCGGATCTCATATCTTACAGAATGGATCATGAAAAACTCATAGAAGAAACAAATGTGGCAAGGCTCCCCACCCATGCGGGCGAGTTTAACATCCTCGGTTTCAGAAGCGTCGCTGACGGTCAGGAGGCGGTTGTCCTTATGAAAGGGGATGTCACCACTGATGAACCCGTACTTGTCCGTGTTCATTCTCAATGCCTCACCGGGGACGTTTTCGGCTCCAGAAGATGCGACTGCGCCTCCCAGCTTCATGAGGCCATGGACCGTGTGGAGGAGGAAGGCAGAGGCGTTGTGCTCTACCTGTTTCAGGAGGGGCGCGGAATCGGCATCCTTAACAAAATCAACGCTTACCACCTTCAGGACGAAGGGCTTGATACCATAGAGGCGAACATCCATCTGGGCTTTAATGAAGACCTGCGTGACTACGGCTTCGGGGCGCAGATTCTCAGGCATCTGGGGATAAAACAGATCCGCCTGATTACCAACAATCCCAAAAAAATGCGCTGCCTCTCCGGCTACGGACTTGAGGTTGTGGAGCGTGTGGGCACATTGAGCGACCTCAACCCCGAAAACGAAAAATATCTGTTTACTAAAAAGGATAAAATGGGGCATAAACTGGATCTGTGA
- a CDS encoding DUF362 domain-containing protein, which translates to MKKVSLSTAEGYSDPAVVSFIDTFFSLYAVRLAEAGKILLKPNLLLAAPPERGITTHPLFVESAVTALKRYTDAELFLGDSPGANFGKYETVLKKTGMAEICEKHGIRTVRMEASAPKMKNGRVYAPAADEADLIINIAKLKTHSLTGLTLCVKNMFGLVPGNAKVGYHREHPDDRELAYNIYDFFSMFDGKILNLLDGITVHEGDGPSRGKPVHLGLMAASSDAVALDAAVTRLLGFDEDFCLTTLGAKRTGYDTSDIQADLPGGRFRVKIPVSKKVPVLPEFLKSWVSDRVFVKPFIIAEKCIKCRLCVKSCPVDAIRTDSKFFIETDKCIECFCCHEVCESDAVGMKRSFLHKVFVR; encoded by the coding sequence ATGAAAAAAGTAAGCCTTAGTACGGCAGAAGGGTATTCCGACCCTGCCGTTGTTTCGTTTATTGACACCTTTTTTTCCCTCTATGCCGTCAGGCTGGCAGAGGCGGGAAAAATTCTGCTCAAACCCAATCTTCTCCTTGCCGCTCCTCCCGAAAGGGGGATCACAACTCATCCGCTGTTTGTTGAGTCTGCCGTGACAGCCTTGAAAAGATATACAGATGCGGAGCTTTTCCTCGGCGACAGTCCGGGAGCGAACTTCGGCAAATATGAAACTGTCCTTAAAAAGACGGGCATGGCTGAGATATGCGAAAAACACGGAATACGCACTGTCCGCATGGAGGCCTCTGCGCCTAAAATGAAAAACGGGCGGGTTTACGCCCCCGCGGCTGATGAGGCTGATTTAATAATAAATATAGCCAAGCTCAAAACCCACTCCCTCACAGGGCTGACACTGTGCGTTAAGAACATGTTCGGGCTTGTCCCCGGCAACGCCAAGGTGGGCTACCACAGGGAGCATCCGGATGACAGGGAACTGGCTTATAATATATACGATTTCTTTTCCATGTTTGACGGGAAGATTCTGAATCTGCTGGACGGCATAACAGTCCACGAAGGGGACGGCCCCTCAAGGGGAAAACCTGTTCACCTTGGCCTTATGGCGGCATCAAGCGATGCTGTGGCACTGGATGCGGCAGTCACCCGCCTGCTTGGCTTTGATGAGGACTTCTGCCTGACGACTCTTGGTGCTAAGAGAACAGGGTATGACACATCAGACATTCAGGCTGATTTGCCCGGAGGAAGGTTCAGAGTTAAAATCCCTGTGTCCAAAAAAGTTCCGGTTCTGCCGGAGTTTCTTAAATCTTGGGTATCTGACAGGGTTTTCGTTAAACCTTTCATTATCGCGGAAAAATGTATAAAATGCCGTCTGTGCGTAAAAAGCTGTCCTGTGGATGCGATACGCACTGACAGTAAATTTTTCATAGAAACTGACAAATGCATAGAGTGCTTCTGCTGTCATGAGGTCTGCGAGTCAGACGCAGTGGGCATGAAACGCTCATTTCTGCATAAGGTGTTTGTAAGATGA
- the pgsA gene encoding CDP-diacylglycerol--glycerol-3-phosphate 3-phosphatidyltransferase, which translates to MNKVQRELNPANLLTALRIISVPVFLAFLYFDKPLLNVIACVIYTVFAATDYVDGYIARKYNMVTDLGKILDPVADKIFVAATMIALVEMGRLEGFILMIILTRDFAVGALRNLAASKGIIIAAGSAGKWKTGFQMTGVGCIIFKNKLLGLDIHLIGTILVYISLIFSMYSAWEYFRGYYKPADEKSKP; encoded by the coding sequence ATGAATAAAGTACAGCGTGAGCTGAACCCCGCCAACCTGCTTACGGCACTGAGGATTATCTCAGTTCCTGTTTTTCTTGCTTTTCTCTATTTTGACAAGCCTCTGCTTAATGTAATCGCCTGTGTCATATACACTGTGTTCGCCGCTACCGACTATGTGGACGGCTACATAGCCAGAAAATACAATATGGTGACTGATCTGGGTAAAATTCTCGACCCGGTGGCGGATAAAATATTCGTTGCCGCCACAATGATCGCTCTGGTGGAGATGGGCAGACTTGAGGGCTTTATCCTCATGATTATCCTCACCCGTGATTTTGCCGTGGGAGCCCTGCGGAACCTTGCTGCCAGCAAAGGCATAATCATAGCTGCGGGCAGCGCCGGAAAATGGAAAACAGGCTTCCAGATGACCGGGGTAGGCTGCATTATCTTCAAGAACAAGCTCTTAGGGCTGGACATACACCTTATAGGAACAATACTGGTCTACATATCGCTCATATTCTCCATGTATTCCGCATGGGAGTATTTCAGAGGTTATTACAAGCCTGCTGATGAAAAAAGTAAGCCTTAG
- the ribH gene encoding 6,7-dimethyl-8-ribityllumazine synthase produces MKAIEGKYDGKGFKFAIVASRFNDFITQALIGGAVDALVRHNTAEKDIDVFKVPGAFEIPLVAQKLALTKKYDAVITLGAVIRGATPHFDFVAAEVSKGVAKVSLDTGVPVIFGVLTTDTIEQAVERAGTKSGNKGADCAMGALELVNLIKDNKLG; encoded by the coding sequence ATCAAGGCTATAGAAGGAAAATATGACGGAAAAGGGTTTAAGTTCGCCATAGTGGCTTCCCGTTTCAATGATTTCATTACACAGGCTCTTATCGGCGGCGCTGTTGACGCACTTGTGAGACACAACACCGCAGAGAAGGACATCGATGTGTTCAAGGTTCCCGGCGCTTTTGAGATTCCCCTTGTGGCTCAGAAACTTGCTCTTACCAAGAAATACGATGCGGTTATCACTCTCGGCGCTGTCATCAGGGGTGCTACGCCTCACTTCGACTTTGTAGCCGCAGAGGTTTCAAAGGGTGTTGCCAAGGTTTCCCTTGATACTGGTGTGCCTGTTATCTTCGGCGTTCTCACCACAGATACAATCGAACAGGCAGTGGAAAGAGCGGGAACAAAAAGCGGAAACAAAGGCGCGGACTGTGCAATGGGCGCGCTTGAACTTGTAAATCTTATTAAGGACAATAAACTTGGCTGA
- a CDS encoding DUF4911 domain-containing protein, translating into MTRTVKVKCHVDRQNILLVNSLVDSYEGLGIVRTLDSAKGNVVIYSTDTVYEKLLRVLDELNKTGIGVTDIRTEFSEEVDNW; encoded by the coding sequence ATGACCCGTACCGTAAAAGTTAAGTGCCATGTGGACAGGCAGAACATTCTTCTGGTAAACAGCCTCGTGGATTCATACGAGGGGCTGGGCATAGTCCGCACACTGGACAGCGCCAAGGGGAATGTGGTTATCTACTCCACCGACACGGTTTATGAAAAACTGCTCAGAGTGCTTGATGAACTGAACAAAACAGGCATAGGCGTTACGGACATCAGAACGGAATTCAGTGAGGAAGTTGATAATTGGTAA
- the plsY gene encoding glycerol-3-phosphate 1-O-acyltransferase PlsY gives MKFVLLIICYLVGSVPTAYLLVKKLKGVDIRTVGSGNVGATNAARILGKWGFAAVFSADMLKGFIPVWITGMLYPDVVLIAAVLVVLGHTYTVFLNFKGGKGVATAVGVFLALAPVPLGVAAVAFGVVFYVGRMVSLSSITAAAVLAAAVVLMDTPVSLKIFTVVIAAFVIYKHRTNISRIMKGEETKVELNRKSS, from the coding sequence ATGAAATTTGTTTTACTTATTATTTGTTATCTTGTGGGCTCCGTACCGACTGCGTATCTTCTGGTGAAGAAGCTTAAAGGTGTGGATATAAGAACGGTGGGAAGCGGAAACGTGGGAGCTACTAACGCCGCCAGAATCCTTGGCAAATGGGGCTTTGCCGCTGTTTTTTCAGCAGATATGCTCAAGGGGTTTATCCCCGTGTGGATAACAGGCATGCTTTATCCCGATGTGGTGCTTATCGCCGCTGTGCTTGTTGTTCTGGGGCATACTTATACTGTTTTTCTCAATTTCAAGGGAGGCAAGGGGGTCGCAACCGCTGTGGGGGTTTTCCTCGCTCTGGCTCCTGTTCCGCTGGGAGTGGCCGCTGTGGCATTCGGCGTGGTGTTTTACGTCGGGCGTATGGTCTCCCTAAGCTCAATAACCGCCGCCGCTGTTCTTGCCGCCGCAGTTGTTCTTATGGACACTCCCGTATCATTAAAAATTTTTACAGTGGTTATCGCCGCTTTTGTGATCTATAAACACAGAACAAACATCAGCAGAATAATGAAGGGTGAGGAAACCAAAGTTGAGCTCAACCGTAAATCCTCTTGA
- a CDS encoding PTS sugar transporter subunit IIC, with translation MTQLILLLAFSGIITVDRAAGFNTMISRPLVVSVVIGMIFGTVELCFLGGLIFEIIGLVDVPVGTRISRDDSFGAYAFSLVLSYHAVTGMSNFILALMLVIVFTYPVTLSLHICRKLNKRLYMRELNKGDRFNPSKLVRLGLFFHFGQGVVVYNLAFVIIYTLYQWFAAYLPGNDNFIPYIVFTIIFLSGFLLRFLSGNSYVKYVLFLCGVLVGWAVL, from the coding sequence ATGACCCAACTGATTCTGCTGTTAGCTTTTTCGGGGATAATCACTGTGGACAGAGCCGCAGGGTTTAATACTATGATTTCCCGCCCTCTTGTTGTGTCCGTGGTCATAGGAATGATATTCGGAACAGTGGAATTGTGCTTTTTGGGCGGATTGATTTTTGAAATCATCGGTCTTGTGGATGTGCCTGTGGGTACAAGGATTTCCAGAGACGACAGCTTCGGCGCTTATGCTTTCAGCCTTGTTTTGTCATACCACGCAGTGACAGGGATGAGTAACTTTATTCTGGCGCTCATGCTTGTTATAGTGTTCACATATCCTGTTACCCTTTCTCTTCATATATGCAGAAAACTCAACAAAAGGCTCTATATGAGAGAGCTTAATAAAGGCGACAGATTCAATCCCTCAAAACTGGTCAGACTGGGGCTCTTTTTCCATTTCGGACAGGGCGTGGTGGTCTACAATCTTGCATTTGTGATAATATACACGCTTTATCAGTGGTTTGCCGCCTATCTTCCCGGTAATGACAATTTTATACCTTATATAGTTTTTACCATTATATTTCTTTCCGGTTTCCTGCTCCGCTTCCTTTCCGGTAACAGCTACGTTAAGTATGTGCTGTTTCTCTGCGGTGTTCTGGTTGGTTGGGCAGTTTTATGA
- the ptsP gene encoding phosphoenolpyruvate--protein phosphotransferase translates to MKIYKGIGSSEGVSIGKCYLLDRLKVSFQKRRIEPDEIGSECARIDAAVADATAYIEKVREMGRDTYSESHSMIFDVYLMLLRDEMLIGKSKELVRNSLVNAEQALHNTGRELSRVFQRADDEYLRERGNDVVHIVQKLLRFLTGEGYDILEQVEENSVVVSYDLSPSDTTHILKKKIKGFATDLGSKISHTSILARSLGLPAVVGLEDISKIAESGDTIILDGFEGVVIINPDAETLEKYATKERRYREYITALENLRDTEVRTADGVDVYLYSNVELNDEIHLSNLNNSSGVGLYRTEYIYLQHGDVSEEQQFQILKEAVELNSGKPTTIRTFDLGGEKLSEEMPHPKEQNPVMGLRAVRYSLRFREFFIRQLRAILRASVYGDIKIMFPMISGLHEYRKVREVYESAKKSLRAEGIPFADNIKLGIMVELPSIAIISGLIAREVDFMSVGTNDLIQYTLGIDRNNEYVAYLYRPAHPAILTLLNTIITAARKEGIDCSVCGEIAGEPRYIPILLGLGYRQLSMSPAHILRAKKLIKQLKVHDCEHLVADLMKCDTSVLAEEKVTAFLESQGEGIFFS, encoded by the coding sequence ATGAAAATCTATAAGGGGATTGGTTCGTCCGAAGGGGTATCAATAGGCAAATGCTACCTCCTTGACCGCCTGAAAGTGAGTTTTCAGAAACGCAGGATAGAACCGGACGAAATCGGCAGTGAGTGCGCGCGTATTGATGCGGCTGTGGCGGATGCCACCGCTTATATCGAAAAAGTGCGTGAGATGGGAAGGGATACTTACTCCGAAAGCCATTCCATGATTTTCGACGTTTACCTGATGCTTCTTCGTGATGAAATGCTCATAGGGAAAAGCAAAGAGCTTGTCAGAAACAGTCTGGTAAATGCCGAACAGGCCCTGCACAACACAGGCAGGGAACTCAGTCGTGTCTTTCAGCGGGCTGATGATGAATACCTCCGCGAGAGGGGGAACGATGTTGTTCATATAGTGCAGAAACTTCTGCGTTTTCTCACCGGTGAGGGCTACGATATTCTGGAGCAGGTGGAGGAGAACTCCGTTGTGGTTTCATACGACCTCTCCCCGTCGGACACGACCCATATACTCAAAAAAAAGATAAAAGGCTTCGCTACCGATCTGGGAAGCAAAATATCCCATACGTCCATCCTCGCCCGTTCTCTGGGGCTGCCCGCTGTTGTGGGGCTTGAGGATATTTCAAAGATAGCCGAAAGCGGCGACACTATTATTCTGGACGGATTTGAGGGGGTGGTGATTATCAACCCCGATGCCGAAACCCTTGAGAAATATGCGACAAAAGAAAGACGCTACCGCGAATATATAACCGCTCTGGAAAACCTGCGCGATACGGAAGTGCGCACGGCGGACGGGGTGGATGTCTACCTCTATTCCAATGTGGAGCTTAATGACGAAATCCACCTCTCAAACCTGAACAATTCCTCCGGTGTAGGGCTTTACAGAACGGAGTACATATACCTCCAGCACGGGGATGTTTCAGAGGAGCAGCAGTTTCAGATCCTGAAAGAGGCTGTGGAACTGAACTCCGGCAAACCCACCACCATAAGGACATTCGACCTCGGCGGTGAAAAACTTTCAGAAGAGATGCCGCATCCGAAGGAGCAGAACCCGGTAATGGGGCTCCGCGCGGTGCGCTATTCCCTGCGTTTCAGGGAGTTTTTCATAAGACAGCTGAGAGCCATCCTCCGCGCCTCCGTCTACGGTGATATAAAGATAATGTTTCCCATGATCTCAGGTCTGCACGAATACCGCAAGGTGCGCGAGGTGTACGAATCCGCTAAAAAATCGCTCCGTGCGGAAGGAATACCTTTTGCCGACAATATAAAGCTGGGCATAATGGTGGAGCTTCCCTCCATAGCCATAATCAGCGGCCTGATAGCCCGTGAGGTGGATTTCATGAGCGTCGGCACGAACGACCTTATACAGTACACGCTGGGCATAGACCGCAACAACGAATACGTGGCGTATCTTTACAGGCCTGCGCATCCGGCGATACTCACGCTTCTGAACACTATCATAACCGCCGCCAGAAAAGAGGGGATAGACTGCTCCGTCTGCGGGGAGATAGCGGGTGAACCCAGATATATCCCCATACTTCTGGGTCTCGGCTACAGGCAGCTCAGTATGAGCCCCGCCCATATACTCAGGGCGAAAAAGCTTATTAAGCAGCTTAAGGTTCATGACTGCGAGCATCTGGTGGCGGATCTCATGAAGTGTGACACCTCTGTGCTGGCGGAGGAAAAGGTTACCGCCTTCTTGGAGAGTCAGGGAGAGGGCATCTTCTTCTCCTGA